A window of Aeromicrobium duanguangcaii genomic DNA:
GGCGGCGGTCGTGCTCGCGGTGCGCCCGGTGTGGGGAGTCCGCGCCCTCGTGACGGCCCTGGGAGTCGTCCTCATCGGCGAGGGACTCCTGGCCGTCCATCGGCGCCGGTCGTGGTGGGACGCGGCGTGGGGCACCGGACTCGTCCTGCTGGGCCTGCTGGCGCTGGCCTGGCCCGACATCTCGGTCTTCGTCCTGGGGGTGCTGCTGGGAGTGCGGCTCGTCCTGGTGGGCTTCCCCGGCCTCGCGCGCGCGCTCCCCCGTCCGGTCGCCGCGACGCTCGTCCTCGTCACCGCGCTGGCGCTCTGCGGCTACACCGTCGTCATCACGTCGACGTCGCCCGAGCCCGGCCGCTTCTACACCGCGCCGGCCGACACGCCACGCTCGCCGGGACTGCTGCTGCGCGCCGAGCCGTTCACCACCGACGTCCCCACCGGCGCCCGAGCGTGGCGCATCCTCTACAGCACCACGCGCGCCGGCGACGAGCCCACGATCGCCAGCGCCGTCGTCGCTGTCCCGGACGACCAGCTCATGTCGCGCACGCCGGTCATCGCGTGGGCGCACGGCACGACCGGCCTGGAGTCGCGGTGCGCTCCGAGCCTGCGCCAGCGCAACACGGTGGGCGCGGGCGGCATCGCCGCCGTGCACGCGGCGCTCGATCGGGGTTGGGCCGTCGTCGCCCCGGACTATCCCGGACTGGGCACCGGCGGGGTACAGCCCTACCTGATCGGATCGGGCGAGGCGCGCTCCGTGCTGGACGCCGTGCGCGCGGCCCGGCGCATCCCCCAGCTGAACCTGGGTCGCCGCACGGTCGTGTGGGGCCACTCCCAGGGCGGTCACGCCGCGTTGTGGACCGCCATGACGCAGCCCGACTACGCGCCCGACGTCGCCCTGTCAGGCGTCGCCGCCGTCTCGCCCGTCAGCAACCCGACGACCTTCCTGCGCGACCTGCAGCGCCGGCCCGTGGGCACGATCTTCGTCGCCTATGCGCTGGCCGCCTACGAGGCCACGTACGACGACGTCGACGTGGACGACCACGTCCGGGCCAGCGCGCAGCTGCCGATCGACCGCATCGCGAGCCGCTGCCTGCGCTCCAAGGCCTCGCGGGTCTCCCTGACCCAGGCCCAGGTGATGGCCGACCGCTTCGTCGCGGGCTCGCTGTACGACGGGGCACTGGCCCGCCGGCTGAGCGAGAACGACGCGACGGGCGCCATCACCTCCCCGCTGCTGATCGCCCAGGGCGAGCGCGACCGGGTCGTCACCCTGCGGCTCCAGGACGACTACGTGCGCGACCGCTGCGCCGCCGGGCAGTCACTGGACTACCGGACCTACGCCGGCCGGGGCCACGGCGACCTGCTGCGGGAGGAGAGCCCGTTCGTCGACGAGCTGCTGGACTGGACCGCCGACCGGTTCTCGTCCAAGCCGACCACGACGACCTGCTGACCGGACCGGTCGATTCGGAAGGCTCAGGAGCGAGACGCGGGGACGTCGAGGTCTTCGGCGACCGCGGCCTCGATGTCGTGCACGCGAGCCGCAAGCTGCTCGCCCAGGCCCGAGAGGGCCACGACGGCGCGCCGCTTGTCGGCCGGGTCGACACGCCGGATCACCAGGGCGTGCTCGACGAGGTGATCGACGTGCCGGGTCAGGCTGGCAGCCGGCAGCACCGCCAGCTCGGCGAGGTCGGTCATCCGCAGTCCCGGCTGCTCCCGCAGGGCGGCGAGCACCTGCCACTGCTCGAAGGTCAGGCCCTGTTCGGACAGCACCGGCAGCACGGCACGACGCAGCGCCGACTCGGCGTGCTTGAGCCGCAGGGTCGCGCCCATGGGGTGGTGCAGCATCGTGGTCTCCCTCCTCGCGATCACGATACTGCCGTCTGGAACCATCCGGTACGGCCCTCGCGTCACACGCTGTTACATCGTCGTGAAGTCATGTGTCGGGCCCGTGACGATTGCCGTCGCCCCCTCGTGACCGTCGCCTCCGGCGCGCAGACTGGGCGGGTGGTCACCCCCGCCATCGCCACCTCCGAGTCGCGCCTGCGCGTCGCCTTCGTGGTGCCGTTGCAGGGACCCACGGGGATCTACGGCCCCTCGTGCCTGGCCTGCGGCGAGCTCGCGACCGAGCAGCTGAACGCCCATGACGGCATCGCCGGGCGCGAGGTCGAGTTGGTGGTCGTCGACGCCGGCCGCCAGCCCGAGGTCGTGGCGGCCGAGGTGGACGCGCTGGTCACGTCCGGCGCGGTCGAGGCGGTCGCGGGCTGGCACATCTCGGCCGTGCGCCAGGCGATCACCCGCCGCATCGGCGGCCGGGTCGTCTACGCCTACGCCGCGATGCACGAGGGCCGCGACGACACTCCCGGCGTCTTCATGCTGGGTGAGCGACCGATCAACCAGCTGCTGCCGGCGGCGCACTGGATGCGCGAGGAGCTGGGCGTGCGGCGGTGGGCCGTCGTCGGCAACGACTACGTCTTCCCGCGGGTCACCGGCGCGACCGCGCGCCTCGCGCTGCGGGACACGGCCTCGCAGGTCGTCAGCGAGACCTACGTCCCGCTGGGCACCCGGGACTTCGACGGCGTGCTCGAGTCACTGCGCGGCGAGCAGGCCGACGGCGTCATCATGCTGCTGATGGGCCAGGACGCGGTGCACTTCAATCGCCAGTTCGCGCGGCAGGGCCTGGACGACCGACTGGCCCGGCTGAGCCCGGCGGTCGAGGAGAACACGCTCCTCGGCGGTGGCGCCGACGCGCACCGTGGCCTCTATGCCGCCGCCGCGTACTTCGACGGACTCGACACCGTCGAGAGCCACGAGCTGGCCACGGACTACCACCGCCGATTCGGGCCGTGGGCGCCGGCGCTGAACGCCGTCGGCGAGTCCTGCTACGAGGCGATCTGGTTCCTCGGCCGGCTCGGCCGACGCTGCGGCGGGGTGGGCATGGACGCGATCGCCGGGTTCGAGTCGGGCACCTTCTACGACGGTCCACGCGGCCTGATGCGCCTGGACGGGAACCTGCTCGACCAGGACGTCTACCTCGCCAAGGCCGACGGGATGCAGTTCCGGGTCGAGGAGCAGATCGCCCGCACGAGCTGACGCGCCTGAGCCCACGCCTCGTGGGGCACGGCCAGGTGGGCCTCGTCGGCCAGGTGCCGCACCATCGTGCCGCATCCTTCGAGCTCGAGCCGGGTCCCCGCGGTCGTCGGGGGCAACCGGTCCCCCACCACCGTGACCGTCCCCATGACCCGTGCGCCCAGGAGCAGCGGACCGGACCCGGGACCGACGTGCAGCGACTCCAGGAGCACCGGGATGTCACGGGGCCCGAGGACGGTCAGGTCCTGCGCGAGGACTCCCGGACGCTCTCCGTGGCGCCCGAGGACGAGCATCTCGCGCAGGGCCAGCCGTGCGTCCCAGCCCAGCCGCACGCGGGTCCGCCGGTCGACCCGCGCGCCCTCGGCGACGACGAAGGGCTCGCCGGCCCACACCAGGCTCGACGCGGCGTCCAGAGTGATGTCGACGTCCCAGCGCGCGCGCCCGCCGTCCATCGCGTAGGCCACGGTGCCGGCGGGCTCGACCAGCTCGAGGTGGGCGCCCGGGCCGACGACGACCTCGATCCGCACGGCGTCGCCGGCCAGCAGCAGGGCGCCCTCCGGCACGAGTGAGACCCGGGCGCCGTCCTCGTCCGAGCTCAGCAGCATCGGTCGCACGAGCGGTCGGTCTGCCGGTCCCGAGCACCCCAGCAGCACCTCACACCCTCCGCCGGCCTCGGGCCGGCGCACCTCGACGCGGGTCAGGCTCGAGGTCTCACACGTGGACGTGGTCGTCATCGGCGCCGCCGTGGGTGTGCGCCGTGCCGTCGGCATGGAAGTGGGCCGCCATCGGTCCCGGGTCCTCCGGGACGAGCATCCCCGCCCGGTGCGAGCCGAGCTGCTCGAGCAGCCAGGACGTCAGCGCGCCGACGGACTCCTCGTCACTGCGCGACAGGGCGATCACGGGACGGCCCTCCCGGACGGCGCCGGCGTCCGCCACCATCTGCTTCGCGTCGACGCCGACGTACGGCGCCAGATCGGTCTTGTTGACGACGAGCAGGTCGGCGCGGGTGATGCCGGGACCGCCCTTGCGCGCGACGTCACCTCCGCCGGCCACGTCGATGAGGAAGATCTGGGTGTCCACCAGCGCCGGCGAGAACGTGGCGGTCAGGTTGTCGCCACCGGACTCGACCAGCACGAGGTCCAACGGGGCGAAGTCCTCCTCGAGCTCCTCGACCGCCAGCAGGTTCGCCGTGATGTCGTCGCGGATCGCGGTGTGCGGGCAGGCGCCGGTCTCGACGGCGCGGATCCGCTCGGGATCGAGCACGCCGGCCGAGCGCAGGAAGCGCGCGTCCTCGTCGGTGTAGATGTCGTTCGTGATGACGCCGATCCTCAGCAGGTCGGCCAATCGTGAGCAGACCAGGGCGATCAGCGAGCTCTTGCCGGTGCCGACCGGGCCGCAGACCCCCACGCGCAGGGCTCGGGACGACGGGCTCATGGGTGCTTCAGGCACTGAACAACCTCCTGGTGGTGGCGGCATGGGCCTGGGCCCACGCCTCGATCCGGGGTGCCCCGGCGGCCGGGATGCCGGCCGGGGTGGTCAGGTGGGCGACGTCGGCGGCGAGCCGGTCGACCGCGGGCAGGGCGGCAAGGACCCACGCGGCGACCTCGGCCGGGTCGAGCGGCAGCAGCTTGAGCGCTGCGGCGGCGACCGTCTGGACGTCGTCGTAGCCCACGAGACGAGCCAGTGCGCAGGCGTCGAGACCGGCCGCGTCGGCCGCCGCCCCCAGCACCACCGCCCGCGACGTGCCGCGTGGCAGCGCGGCGATGGTCGGGTGCTGGGGCCACAGTCGCGAGACCAGCCGCGTCAGGGCGCGGCCCATGGCCCGGGACGTCGCGCGCATGGCGGCACTGGGCGTTCGCGCGGCCCAGGCCAGCTCGACCGCGTCCAGCGGCAGGCCCGCCCGCACGTGGTGCAGGGTCACGACTGCCGTGGCCGCCTCGACCCGCGTGACGGTGGCGAGTCGCAGCGCGATGAAGTCGGGCACCTGCCCGGCCGCGAGGCCCGACTCGACGGCCGGCTCGAGCTGGGCCGACTGCGTGTGCCCCGCGGTGGGCAGGCGCGCGTCGGCCAGCAGCATGAGCATCAGGTCGGGCGAGGTCATGGCGCTCAGAACAGCGAGTAGAGCTGGGTCAGGGGCAGGGACGCGGCCGGCGCGGGCCGGACCAGCTCTCCGTCGACGTGGATCGCGAAGGTCTCGGGATCGACGCGGATGTCGGGCAGGGCGTCGTTGTGGACCATGTCGGCCTTGCCGATGTCGCGTGTGGGCTTGAGGCCGACCAGGCGGCGACGCAGGCCCAGGTCGTCGGCCAGCCCCGCATCGATCGCCGCGGGCGAGACGAACGTGACCGCGTGGTCCGCTCCCCCGCTGGCCGGGTCGACGAGCGTCGGGCGCATCAGCTGCGGCTGCGGTGTCGGGATGGAGGCGTTCGGATCACCCAGCGACCCCCACACCAGCGCGCCGGCCTTGAGCACGACCTCGGGTCGGAACCCGAAGAACCGCGGGTCCCAGAGCACGAGGTCGGCCAGCTTGCCGGGCTCGACCGACCCGATCTCGTCGTCGAGGCCGTGCGCGATCGCCGGGTTGATCGTGTACTTCGCGACGTAGCGCTTGGCCCGGACGTTGTCGGCCGGGCCGCCGAGCGATCCGAAGCGGTCCTTCATCACGTGGGCGACCTGCCACGTGCGCGTGACGACCTCGCCGATCCGGCCCATCGCCTGGGCGTCCGACGAGGTGATCGACAGGGCCCCGAGATCGTGCAGCAGGTCCTCGGCCGCGATCGTGGTGGCCCGGATCCGGGACTCGGCGAACGCCAGGTCCTCGGGCACCCGCGGGTTGAGGTGGTGGCAGACCATCAGCATGTCGAGGTGCTCGGCGACGGTGTTGACGGTGTGCGGCAGGGTCGGGTTCGTCGAGCCCGGGATGACGTGCGGGAGCGACGCGATCGTCAGGATGTCGGGAGCGTGGCCGCCGCCGGCCCCCTCGGCGTGGAAGGCGTGGATCGAGCGTCCGGCGATCGCGCCGACGGTCGACTCGAGGTAGCCCGCCTCGTTGAGCGAGTCCGAGTGCAGGGCCACCTGCAGGCCATGCTCGTCGGCGGCCCGCAGCGCGGCGTCGATGGCGGCGGGCGTGGCGCCCCAGTCCTCGTGCACCTTGTAGCTGCCGGCGCCGGCGAGCGCCTGCTCGGCCAGGGCCGGCGCGGACACCGTGTTGCCCTTGCCCATCAGCAGCACGTTGAGCGGGAGCGAGTCCAGCGCGCGGTGGATCGTGCGCAGGTGCCACGCGCCGGGCGTGACGGTCGTGGCCTTCGAGCCCTCGGACGGGCCCGTGCCGCCGCCGCCGACCGTCGTGATTCCCGTCGAGAGCGCCTCGACCAGCTGGGACCGCGAGAGGAAGTGCACGTGGACGTCGATCGCTCCGGCGGTCAGGATCCGGCCCTCGCCCGAGATGACGTCGGTCGACGGGCCGATCACGAGGTCGGGGTGGACCCCGTCGGCGATGTCCGGGTTGCCGGCCCGCCCCAGCGCCACGATCCGACCGTCGCGGATGCCGACGTCGGCACGGACGATGCCGGCATGGTCGAGCACGATCGCGTTCGTGATGACGGTGTCGAGCGCACCCTGCGCTCGCGTGGCGGTCGACTGGGCCATGGACTCGCGGATCGACTTGCCGCCGCCGAACACGGCCTCCTCGCCACCGAACGTGAGGTCCTGCTCGATCTCGATCCACAGGTCCGTGTCACCGAGTCGCACCTGGTCGCCGGCCGTCGGGCCGAACAGGGCGGCGTACTCGGAGCGTGAGAGGCGCATCAGTCCTCCGCCGCCCGACGGACCTGGATGCCGGGGACGTGACCGCGGCCGCCGAGCGTCACGAGGTCGACCTCGCGCGACGCCCCCGGCTCGAACCGGCGCGACGTGCCCGCCGGGATGTCGAGCCGGAAGCCGCGGGCGGCCTCGCGGTCGAACTCCAGCGCCGCGTTCACGTCGGGCAGGTGGATGTGCGAGCCGATCTGGACCGGGCGGTCCCCCGTGTTGAGCACGACGAGCGTGAGCCGCTGCTCGGGCGTGCGGTCGGCGTTGATCTCGAGCGTGCCCTCGGCGACGCGGACGGCCCCCGGGCCGCGTGACACTGAACCCACTGTCGTCTCCTCAGGCGATCGGCTGATGGATGGTGACGAGCTTGCGCCCGTCGGGGAAGGTGGCCTCGACCTGGACGTCGGACAGCATGTCGACGACCTCGGGCATGACCTGGTCGCGGCTCAGGACGGCCCGGCCGGCGATCATGAGCTCGGGCACGCCCACGCCCTCGCGGGCCCTCTCGATCACCCACGTCGTCAGCAGCGCGACCGTCTCGGGGTGGTTGAGTCGCACGCCGCGCGCCAGGCGGTCGCGAGCCACCATGCCGGCGACGGACAGCAGCAGCTTCTCGGTGTCGCCGGGGGTCAGGTGCACGTCAGACCGCCATCGCCGCGCGGACGGAGTCGATGGCATGCGCGCCACCGTCCCCGCTGGAGGTGATCCGGCCCGACTCGATCACGTGATAGGTGTCCGTCGCGCGCAGGGCGAACCCGACGTGCTGCTCGACCAGCAGGACCGTGAGGTCCCCGCGCTCGGTCAGCGACGCGATGACCTGCTCGATCTCGTCGACGACGTTGGGCTGGATGCCCTCGGTCGGCTCGTCGAGGATGAGCAACCGAGGCTCGGTGACGAGCGTCCGCGCGATCGCCAGCTGCTGGCGCTGACCGCCCGAGAGCAGCCCCGCCCGCCGGTCGAGCAGACCCGTCAGGGCCGGGAACGTGTCGAGGACCTCCGCGACGAGCGCGGCGCCCCGGGGCCGGCGGTCCGCGACCAGCCGCAGGTTCTCGCGCGTGGTCATCTGCGGGAAGCACTGCTGCCCCTGCGGCACGTAGCCGAGGCCTCGCCGCACCCGCTGGCTCGGACGCAGTCGGGTGACGTCCTCGTCGTCGAGCAGGACGCGACCGCTGCGGGGCGTGAGCAGCCCCACGGCCGCGCGCAGCAGCGTGGTCTTGCCGGCGCCGTTGTGGCCCATCAGGCTGGCGGCGCCGCCCGACGGCACGGTGAGGCTGATGCCGTGCACGACCGTGGTGCGGCCGTACCCGACGCTGACGTCCCGGAACTCCAGCTTCACGATGCCTCCTCCTCGTCCTCGACGGCCAGGCCCACGACCGCCAGCTCCTCGGGCGTGGCCACCGCCGCGGCGTGCCCGAGATAGACCTCCTGGACCCGCGGGTCCGCCTGGACCTCGGCGACCGTGCCCTCGGCCAGGACCTTGCCGGCGTGCATGACGGTGACGTGGTCGGCGTAGTTGCGGACGAAGTCCATGTCGTGCTCGATCACGACGATCGTGCGGTCGGTCCCGATCCGCCGCAGCAGGTCACCGGTCGCGTCCCGCTCCTCGGCGCTCATGCCCGCGACGGGCTCGTCGAGCAGCATGACGCTGGCGTCCTGCACGAGCAGCATGCCGATCTCGAGCCACTGCTTCTGCCCGTGCGCGAGGTAGCCCGCGGGGGTGTCGGCCAGGTGCGTCAGGCCGATCGTGTCCAGGGCCGAGGCGACGTAGTCGGGCACCCCGCGACGTGGCAGCGCCAGCCGCCAGGCCTTGCGGTGCACGCCGCCGGCGATGTCGAGGTTCTGCAGGACCGAGAGCTCCTCGAACACCGTCGCGGTCTGGAACGTGCGGCCCACGCCGTGCCGCACGATCCTGTGCGACTTCATGGTCAGCAGGTCCGCGCCACGGAAGGTGGCCGAGCCGGTGCCGTTGACGAGCCCCGTGACCGCGTCGACGAGCGTCGTCTTGCCGGCCCCGTTCGGACCGATCAGGAAGTTGAGCACCCCCTGGGTCATGGTCAGGTCGACCCCGTCGACGGCCTTGAACCCGTCGAAGTCCACCGTGAGCCCGGACAGGACGAGTTGATCGACGGCGCTCATGCCGCCACCTCCACCTGGGTCGGTCGTGCCGGGGACCGGCGTCGGCGCAGTCCGCCGATCTTCTCCGTGAGGGAGGCCAGTCCACCGGGCAGCAGCAGGATGATGAACACGAACAGGGCGCCCTGGAAGTAGGACCAGGCGCCCGGGAAGGTCTCGGACAGCCGGCTCTGGGCGAAGCCGACGGCCACCGCGCCGACGGCCGGCCCGAACAGCGCCGCCCGGCCGCCGAGCGCCGCTCCGGCGATGAGCCCGATCGAGGCGACGGCATCGACGTTCGACGGTGAGACGATGCCCACGACGGGTACGAACATCGCGCCGCCGATGCCCGCCAGGAAGGCGGCGATCACGAAGGCGACCAGCTTGACGTTGGCCGGGTCGGTGCCCAGGAAGCGCACCCGCTCCTCGGCGTCGCGCGAGGCGATCAGCAGCTCGCCGAAGCGGCTCGTGTAGAGCAGCGCCATGAGCACGAGCGACAGCACCAGGATCGTCGAGCAGATCTGGAACAGCATCAGGCGGTTCTCGGGCAGGAACAGGTTGTAGCCGAAGAACGTCGTGAAGTTGTTGAGGCCGTTGAACCCGCCCGTGACCTTGATCTGGCCGATCAGCAGGATCGCGAAGGCGGCCGCGAGCGCCTGGGACAGGATCGCGAAGTACGCGCCCTTCACCCGGCGCTTGAGCACCGCGTAGCCGACGATCGCGGCGACCAGCGGCGGCAGGACCAGGATGACCAGGAGCGTGAACGGGCCGCTGCGGAACGGCTCCCACCAGCCGGGCATCTGCCCGCCGGCGTAGAGGCCCATGAAGTCCGGCACGCCGCCGGGCCCGGCCTGCTCGAGCTTGAGGTGGAACGCCATCGCGTAGGCGCCGAGGCCGAAGAAGACCCCCTGGCCCAGGACGAGCATCCCGCCGCGGCCCCATGCCAGTCCGATGCCCACGGCCACGATCGCCCAGCACAGGTACTTGGCGAGCAGGTCGAGCCGGAAGGGGCTCAGGACCGCCGGGGCGACGGCGAACAGCAGGACGGCGATCAGCGCGATGCCGGCGGCGTTGCGCCACGCGGGCGCGCTGACTCGGCTCAGAGTGGATCGGTTCACACCAGGCTCCTGGTCCGGACCGCGAAGAGGCCCTGGGGTCGCACCTGCAGGAACAGGAAGATGAGGACGAAGATCAGCGCCTTGGCGACGCTGCCGTTGGTCGCCTGGACCAGGAACGACTGCACGATGCCCAGGCCGAAGGCGGCGATCACCGTGCCGCGGATCTGACCGATGCCGCCGGCGACGACGACCAGGAAGACGTCGATGATGTACGAGGTGCCCAGGTTCGGGCCGGTCGAGCCGACCAGGGTCAGGACGACGCCGGCGATGCCGGCCAGGCCCGACCCGATGAAGAACGTGGTGCGGTCCGCCCGGCGGGTCGAGACGCCGAGGGTCTCGGCCAGGTCGCGGTTCTGCACCGTGGCCCGGATCGAGCGCCCGAGCGAGGAGTAGGTCAGCGCGGCGGTGAGCAGCCCCACCGCGACGAGGGCCAGCGCTGTGATGAACAGCCGCGACACCGGCCACTGGTAGCCGAGGATGTCGACCTGGCCCGACAGCCAGCCGGGCGAGCGGACCTGCTTGGCCGGCGCGCCGAAGATGTCGCGAGCCAGCTGCTGCAGGATCAGCCCAACGCCGAAGGTGACCAGCAGCGTGTCCAGCGGCCGGTGGTACATCCAGCGGATGACGGTCGCCTCCAGGAGCAGGCCCATCAGGCCGCCGACGACGAAGCCGACCGGCAGGGCCACGAGCAGGGAGAGGTCGTCGGGCACGATCGCCTGCACGAGGAAGGCGGTGTAGGCGCCGGCCATGATGAACTCGCCGTGCGCCATGTTGATGACGCCCATCTGGCCGAAGGTGAGGGTCAGTCCCAGCGCCGCGAGCAGCAGCACCGAGCCGATCGAGATCCCCGTGAACAGCGGGGTGAGGAAGGCGTCCATCACGCTCCTGGAGATTGCGCCGAAGGGTGGGCCGGTGGCCGCCGCGCCCGGGACGCGGCGGCCACCGCGGGGATCAGGACGACTTCTTGTACCAGTCGTAGCCCTCGAGGAACGGATCCGGATCGATCGGTCCGTCGGACTCCCACACCGTGTCGATCAGGCCGTTCGGCTGGACCTCGCCGATGCGTCCGGTCTTGGTGATGTGGTGGTTGTCGCCGTCGATCGTCACCAGTCCCTCGGGGGCCTCGAACGTGACGCCGTCGGCGGCCTCCTGGATGTCGGGGACCTTGAACGACTCGGCCTTCTCGACCATCTCCTTGTAGAGGTACAGCGAGGTGTAGGCGGCCTCCATGGGGTCGGAGGTCGGCTTGTCCTTGCCGTACTTGGCCTTGTACGCGGCCACGAACGTCGTGTTCGCGGGGGTGTCGAGCGTCTGGTAGTAGTTCCAGGCCGTCAGCTGACCCTCCAGCAGGTCGGCGCCCATCGCGGCGACCTCCTCCTCGGCGATCGAGACCGAGATGACCGGGGTCTTGGACAGGCCCTTGTCGAAGTAGGCCTTGAAGAACGCGACGTTCGAGTCGCCGTTGATCGTGTTGAACACGGCGTCGGGCTTGGCCTTGGTGATCTTGTCGATCGCCGGGCCCCACTCGGCTTCGCCGAGCGGCTGGTACTCCTCGCCGAGGACCTCGACGTCGTTGGCCGCGGCCCACTGCTTGATCTCGTCGTTCGCCGTGCGCGGGAAGACGTAATCCGAGCCGACCAGGAAGAGCGTCTTGATCTTCTTCTCGGCCTTCAGGTACTCCAGGCCCGGCAGGATCTGCTGGTTCGTCGTCGCGCCGGTGTAGAAGATGTTGTCCGACGCCTCGAGGCCCTCGTACTGGACCGGGTAGAACAGCAGGTTGTCCAGGCTCTCGAAGACCGGCAGCATCGCCTTGCGCGACGACGACGTCCAGCCGCCGAACACCGCGGCGACGCAGTCGTCCTGGATCAGCTTCTTGGCCTTCTCGGCGAAGATGTCGGGCTCGGAGGCGCCGTCCTCCTGGACGATCTCGATCTGCTTGCCCAGGATGCCGCCGTCGGCGTTGATCTCCTCGGCCGCGAGCTTCAGCGAGTTCGAGACGGTCACTTCGCTGATGGCCATCGTGCCCGAGAGGGAGTTGAGGAAGCCGAGCTTCACCGAGTCCCCCGAGGTGTCGACGCAGCCGGCCGAGGACGCGGACTCGCCGTCGTCTGACTTGGTGCCGCATCCGGTCAGGACAAGCGCTGCGGCCATGACCGCCGCGGTG
This region includes:
- a CDS encoding alpha/beta fold hydrolase, translated to MRTDRASGRGAAVLVAAATLAGVVAIARPLSAVDALLVVTVVGLAVAGLHELVTTRSARDRLIGALLVAAAVVLAVRPVWGVRALVTALGVVLIGEGLLAVHRRRSWWDAAWGTGLVLLGLLALAWPDISVFVLGVLLGVRLVLVGFPGLARALPRPVAATLVLVTALALCGYTVVITSTSPEPGRFYTAPADTPRSPGLLLRAEPFTTDVPTGARAWRILYSTTRAGDEPTIASAVVAVPDDQLMSRTPVIAWAHGTTGLESRCAPSLRQRNTVGAGGIAAVHAALDRGWAVVAPDYPGLGTGGVQPYLIGSGEARSVLDAVRAARRIPQLNLGRRTVVWGHSQGGHAALWTAMTQPDYAPDVALSGVAAVSPVSNPTTFLRDLQRRPVGTIFVAYALAAYEATYDDVDVDDHVRASAQLPIDRIASRCLRSKASRVSLTQAQVMADRFVAGSLYDGALARRLSENDATGAITSPLLIAQGERDRVVTLRLQDDYVRDRCAAGQSLDYRTYAGRGHGDLLREESPFVDELLDWTADRFSSKPTTTTC
- a CDS encoding MarR family winged helix-turn-helix transcriptional regulator, whose product is MLHHPMGATLRLKHAESALRRAVLPVLSEQGLTFEQWQVLAALREQPGLRMTDLAELAVLPAASLTRHVDHLVEHALVIRRVDPADKRRAVVALSGLGEQLAARVHDIEAAVAEDLDVPASRS
- a CDS encoding substrate-binding domain-containing protein; this encodes MVTPAIATSESRLRVAFVVPLQGPTGIYGPSCLACGELATEQLNAHDGIAGREVELVVVDAGRQPEVVAAEVDALVTSGAVEAVAGWHISAVRQAITRRIGGRVVYAYAAMHEGRDDTPGVFMLGERPINQLLPAAHWMREELGVRRWAVVGNDYVFPRVTGATARLALRDTASQVVSETYVPLGTRDFDGVLESLRGEQADGVIMLLMGQDAVHFNRQFARQGLDDRLARLSPAVEENTLLGGGADAHRGLYAAAAYFDGLDTVESHELATDYHRRFGPWAPALNAVGESCYEAIWFLGRLGRRCGGVGMDAIAGFESGTFYDGPRGLMRLDGNLLDQDVYLAKADGMQFRVEEQIARTS
- a CDS encoding urease accessory protein UreD, whose protein sequence is MTTTSTCETSSLTRVEVRRPEAGGGCEVLLGCSGPADRPLVRPMLLSSDEDGARVSLVPEGALLLAGDAVRIEVVVGPGAHLELVEPAGTVAYAMDGGRARWDVDITLDAASSLVWAGEPFVVAEGARVDRRTRVRLGWDARLALREMLVLGRHGERPGVLAQDLTVLGPRDIPVLLESLHVGPGSGPLLLGARVMGTVTVVGDRLPPTTAGTRLELEGCGTMVRHLADEAHLAVPHEAWAQARQLVRAICSSTRNCIPSALAR
- the ureG gene encoding urease accessory protein UreG, with translation MPEAPMSPSSRALRVGVCGPVGTGKSSLIALVCSRLADLLRIGVITNDIYTDEDARFLRSAGVLDPERIRAVETGACPHTAIRDDITANLLAVEELEEDFAPLDLVLVESGGDNLTATFSPALVDTQIFLIDVAGGGDVARKGGPGITRADLLVVNKTDLAPYVGVDAKQMVADAGAVREGRPVIALSRSDEESVGALTSWLLEQLGSHRAGMLVPEDPGPMAAHFHADGTAHTHGGADDDHVHV
- a CDS encoding urease accessory UreF family protein — protein: MTSPDLMLMLLADARLPTAGHTQSAQLEPAVESGLAAGQVPDFIALRLATVTRVEAATAVVTLHHVRAGLPLDAVELAWAARTPSAAMRATSRAMGRALTRLVSRLWPQHPTIAALPRGTSRAVVLGAAADAAGLDACALARLVGYDDVQTVAAAALKLLPLDPAEVAAWVLAALPAVDRLAADVAHLTTPAGIPAAGAPRIEAWAQAHAATTRRLFSA
- a CDS encoding urease subunit alpha, which encodes MRLSRSEYAALFGPTAGDQVRLGDTDLWIEIEQDLTFGGEEAVFGGGKSIRESMAQSTATRAQGALDTVITNAIVLDHAGIVRADVGIRDGRIVALGRAGNPDIADGVHPDLVIGPSTDVISGEGRILTAGAIDVHVHFLSRSQLVEALSTGITTVGGGGTGPSEGSKATTVTPGAWHLRTIHRALDSLPLNVLLMGKGNTVSAPALAEQALAGAGSYKVHEDWGATPAAIDAALRAADEHGLQVALHSDSLNEAGYLESTVGAIAGRSIHAFHAEGAGGGHAPDILTIASLPHVIPGSTNPTLPHTVNTVAEHLDMLMVCHHLNPRVPEDLAFAESRIRATTIAAEDLLHDLGALSITSSDAQAMGRIGEVVTRTWQVAHVMKDRFGSLGGPADNVRAKRYVAKYTINPAIAHGLDDEIGSVEPGKLADLVLWDPRFFGFRPEVVLKAGALVWGSLGDPNASIPTPQPQLMRPTLVDPASGGADHAVTFVSPAAIDAGLADDLGLRRRLVGLKPTRDIGKADMVHNDALPDIRVDPETFAIHVDGELVRPAPAASLPLTQLYSLF
- the ureB gene encoding urease subunit beta, yielding MGSVSRGPGAVRVAEGTLEINADRTPEQRLTLVVLNTGDRPVQIGSHIHLPDVNAALEFDREAARGFRLDIPAGTSRRFEPGASREVDLVTLGGRGHVPGIQVRRAAED
- a CDS encoding urease subunit gamma, producing the protein MHLTPGDTEKLLLSVAGMVARDRLARGVRLNHPETVALLTTWVIERAREGVGVPELMIAGRAVLSRDQVMPEVVDMLSDVQVEATFPDGRKLVTIHQPIA
- the urtE gene encoding urea ABC transporter ATP-binding subunit UrtE, yielding MKLEFRDVSVGYGRTTVVHGISLTVPSGGAASLMGHNGAGKTTLLRAAVGLLTPRSGRVLLDDEDVTRLRPSQRVRRGLGYVPQGQQCFPQMTTRENLRLVADRRPRGAALVAEVLDTFPALTGLLDRRAGLLSGGQRQQLAIARTLVTEPRLLILDEPTEGIQPNVVDEIEQVIASLTERGDLTVLLVEQHVGFALRATDTYHVIESGRITSSGDGGAHAIDSVRAAMAV
- the urtD gene encoding urea ABC transporter ATP-binding protein UrtD, with protein sequence MSAVDQLVLSGLTVDFDGFKAVDGVDLTMTQGVLNFLIGPNGAGKTTLVDAVTGLVNGTGSATFRGADLLTMKSHRIVRHGVGRTFQTATVFEELSVLQNLDIAGGVHRKAWRLALPRRGVPDYVASALDTIGLTHLADTPAGYLAHGQKQWLEIGMLLVQDASVMLLDEPVAGMSAEERDATGDLLRRIGTDRTIVVIEHDMDFVRNYADHVTVMHAGKVLAEGTVAEVQADPRVQEVYLGHAAAVATPEELAVVGLAVEDEEEAS